A window of Primulina tabacum isolate GXHZ01 chromosome 4, ASM2559414v2, whole genome shotgun sequence contains these coding sequences:
- the LOC142543484 gene encoding pectate lyase-like, translating to MALTYIKLSILVAFGFLLVIEMIPRSSAKIANYDEYLQKRAEESFEASLKAFNPKPEEVTDDFNQLVGEELASENVTRRNLRERGCRATNAIDQCWRCDRNWANNRKKLADCARGFGHHTTGGKMGRIYVVTNPSDDNVDNPKPGTIRHAVIQPEPLWIIFSHHMIIRLRQELIFTSHKTIDGRGAEVHIAFGAGLTLQFVQNVIIHNVWIHDIIPASGGLIRDAINHLGFRTRSDGDAISVYSSSNIWIDHVSLSKATDGLIDVIEASTAITISNCKFNHHNDVMLLGAHDSDAKDAIMQVTVAFNRFGVGLIQRMPRCRWGFFHVVNNDYSHWELYAIGGSAHPTILSQGNRFRASNGRYIKEVTKRDYAPKSEWMKWQWRSEGDLFMNGAFFTESGPPMTRNPLTARNTIRFKPGSFVGRLTRYAGALRCIRGRPC from the exons ATGGCGCTAACTTATATTAAATTATCGATCCTTGTGGCGTTCGGATTCTTGTTAGTTATCGAAATGATACCAAGATCCAGCGCTAAAATCGCAAACTACGACGAGTATTTGCAGAAGAGAGCTGAGGAATCCTTTGAGGCATCTTTGAAAGCATTTAATCCTAAACCTGAGGAGGTGACAGATGATTTTAACCAACTAGTTGGCGA GGAGTTGGCAAGCGAAAATGTTACAAGGCGGAACCTCCGAGAACGTGGCTGCCGGGCCACGAACGCCATCGACCAGTGTTGGCGTTGCGACCGAAACTGGGCCAACAACCGGAAGAAGCTAGCCGACTGTGCCAGAGGCTTCGGACACCACACCACAGGAGGCAAAATGGGGCGAATCTACGTCGTAACCAATCCATCTGATGACAACGTGGACAACCCAAAGCCTGGAACCATCCGCCACGCTGTGATCCAACCGGAGCCGCTATGgatcatcttctctcatcacaTGATCATCAGGTTAAGGCAAGAGCTAATTTTTACCAGCCACAAGACCATAGATGGGAGAGGAGCAGAAGTGCACATTGCTTTTGGTGCAGGCTTAACACTCCAATTTGTCCAAAATGTGATCATTCACAATGTGTGGATCCACGACATAATTCCGGCCTCAGGTGGGCTGATCCGGGACGCGATTAACCACCTTGGTTTCCGAACTAGGAGCGATGGAGATGCCATATCGGTTTATAGTTCAAGCAATATATGGATAGATCATGTTTCTTTATCTAAAGCTACAGATGGACTTATTGATGTGATCGAGGCTTCCACTGCTATAACCATCTCCAACTGCAAATTCAACCACCATAATGAT GTGATGCTCTTGGGTGCACATGATAGCGATGCTAAAGATGCAATCATGCAAGTCACGGTGGCTTTCAACCGGTTCGGAGTGGGTTTGATCCAGAGAATGCCACGGTGCCGATGGGGTTTCTTCCATGTCGTCAACAACGATTACTCCCACTGGGAACTGTACGCCATCGGCGGTAGCGCACATCCCACCATTCTTAGCCAAGGAAACCGATTCAGAGCCTCAAACGGTCGATATATCAAAGag GTAACCAAGAGGGACTATGCTCCGAAGAGCGAATGGATGAAATGGCAATGGCGGTCCGAGGGCGATCTGTTCATGAACGGAGCCTTCTTCACAGAATCAGGGCCTCCAATGACAAGAAATCCGTTGACAGCGAGAAATACCATCAGGTTCAAGCCTGGTTCATTTGTAGGGAGGCTGACTCGTTACGCCGGTGCCCTCAGGTGCATCAGAGGCAGGCCATGTTAA
- the LOC142543482 gene encoding protein TWIN LOV 1-like isoform X2, translating to MESQLGLIEQSFDLRYTGWVRETLNELPDSFTITDPCISGHPIVFASNGFLNMFGYSKDEVIGRNGRMFQGPESDKRSIMLIREAIRNERAMEISLLNYRKDGTPFWMLFQICPVYCKEDGRVIHFVGIQVPISRKPRIGNLSEMNLSEDGGGICGSMFRCCRREVCSDSALELAHNSALGSILSHDDREVEINESCEALELQKTKATAAINNILSVLIQYSELTSKVISRQRCYFSGNSRLDASLNLSLELMHPYLICQ from the exons atggaATCACAACTGGGATTGATTGAACAATCATTTGATTTGAGATACACAGGATGGGTGAGGGAAACACTTAATGAATTGCCTGATAGTTTCACCATAACTGACCCTTGCATTTCTGGACACCCAATCGTGTTCGCCTCGAATGGGTTCTTGAACATGTTTGGTTATTCGAAAGATGAGGTGATTGGGAGGAATGGAAGGATGTTTCAGGGGCCGGAAAGTGATAAAAGATCGATTATGTTGATTCGGGAGGCGATTCGGAATGAGAGGGCTATGGAGATTAGTTTGTTGAATTATAGGAAAGATGGGACACCCTTTTGGATGTTGTTTCAAATATGTCCTGTTTATTGTAAGGAGGATGGTAGGGTGATTCATTTTGTGGGTATCCAAGTGCCTATTTCGAGGAAACCAAGGATTGGAAATCTGAGTGAAATGAATTTAAGTGAAGATGGTGGAGGAATTTGTGGTTCCATGTTCAGGTGTTGCAGAAGAGAGGTGTGCTCGGATTCGGCCTTGGAACTAGCACATAATTCAGCTTTAGGATCTATATTAAGTCATGATGATAGAG AAGTTGAGATTAATGAGTCTTGTGAAGCATTGGAGTTACAGAAGACCAAAGCTACTGCGGCAATTAATAACATTTTATCGGTGCTAATACAATACAGTGAGTTGACCAGTAAAGTGATTAGTCGGCAAAGATGTTACTTCTCTGGGAACAGCCGTCTTGATGCATCCTTAAATTTATCCCTTG AACTGATGCATCCTTACCTGATATGCCAATAG
- the LOC142543482 gene encoding protein TWIN LOV 1-like isoform X1 — translation MESQLGLIEQSFDLRYTGWVRETLNELPDSFTITDPCISGHPIVFASNGFLNMFGYSKDEVIGRNGRMFQGPESDKRSIMLIREAIRNERAMEISLLNYRKDGTPFWMLFQICPVYCKEDGRVIHFVGIQVPISRKPRIGNLSEMNLSEDGGGICGSMFRCCRREVCSDSALELAHNSALGSILSHDDREVEINESCEALELQKTKATAAINNILSVLIQYSELTSKVISRQRCYFSGNSRLDASLNLSLGRIKQSFVLTDASLPDMPIVYASEVFFKLTGYGRHEVLGKNCRFLSGADTDPSTQFQVVAFIC, via the exons atggaATCACAACTGGGATTGATTGAACAATCATTTGATTTGAGATACACAGGATGGGTGAGGGAAACACTTAATGAATTGCCTGATAGTTTCACCATAACTGACCCTTGCATTTCTGGACACCCAATCGTGTTCGCCTCGAATGGGTTCTTGAACATGTTTGGTTATTCGAAAGATGAGGTGATTGGGAGGAATGGAAGGATGTTTCAGGGGCCGGAAAGTGATAAAAGATCGATTATGTTGATTCGGGAGGCGATTCGGAATGAGAGGGCTATGGAGATTAGTTTGTTGAATTATAGGAAAGATGGGACACCCTTTTGGATGTTGTTTCAAATATGTCCTGTTTATTGTAAGGAGGATGGTAGGGTGATTCATTTTGTGGGTATCCAAGTGCCTATTTCGAGGAAACCAAGGATTGGAAATCTGAGTGAAATGAATTTAAGTGAAGATGGTGGAGGAATTTGTGGTTCCATGTTCAGGTGTTGCAGAAGAGAGGTGTGCTCGGATTCGGCCTTGGAACTAGCACATAATTCAGCTTTAGGATCTATATTAAGTCATGATGATAGAG AAGTTGAGATTAATGAGTCTTGTGAAGCATTGGAGTTACAGAAGACCAAAGCTACTGCGGCAATTAATAACATTTTATCGGTGCTAATACAATACAGTGAGTTGACCAGTAAAGTGATTAGTCGGCAAAGATGTTACTTCTCTGGGAACAGCCGTCTTGATGCATCCTTAAATTTATCCCTTGGTAGAATCAAACAAAGCTTTGTATT AACTGATGCATCCTTACCTGATATGCCAATAGTTTATGCAAGTGAGGTGTTTTTTAAACTAACAG gCTATGGAAGGCATGAAGTACTGGGGAAAAATTGCCGATTTTTGAGTGGGGCAGATACAGATCCCTCAACCCAGTTTCAGGTGGTTGCATTCATCTGTTAA
- the LOC142543481 gene encoding protein NRT1/ PTR FAMILY 4.6-like: MEVENQLARTWDGYVDWRGKPALRSKHGGMRPVFFVLVAEVLENLAYLANASNLVLYLSEYMHFAPSESANSVTNFMGTAFLLALLGGFLSDAFFTTYHVYLTSAIVEFLGLVILTIQAEIGSLKPTKCDPSNQNIPCRKVHGTKAAMLFLGLYLVALGVGGIKGSLPSHGAEQFDEDTPQGRKQRSTFFNYFVFSLACGALVAVTLVVWIEDNKGWQWGFGVATLAVFLSIPVFLAGSSWYRNRIPVGSPLTTICKVLIAASMNTCMPSSTSSKVIVNMTTSPSEDLASEDERAVENEKIMNTADSASKSLKFLDRAAAQNSASGMLKCSVREVEEVKIVLSVLPIFACTIMLNCCLAQLSTFSVQQAATMNTKLGSLKVPPASLPVFPVIFIIILAPIYDHVIIPFARKVTKSEMGITHLQRIGTGLLLSIIAMAVAALVEIKRKRVATDSGLLDSTRPLPISFFWIAFQYLFLGSADLFTLAGLLEFFFTEAPSSMRSLATALSWASLAMGYYLSTMIVSIVNSATGDSRHKPWLSGENLNGYHLERFYWLLCILSVLNIIHYLFWATRYKYRSAGTNK; the protein is encoded by the exons ATG GAAGTGGAGAACCAGTTGGCCAGAACTTGGGACGGGTATGTGGATTGGAGGGGGAAGCCTGCTTTGAGGAGCAAACATGGCGGCATGCGACCTGTTTTCTTCGTTTTGG TTGCGGAGGTGTTGGAGAATTTGGCATATTTAGCCAATGCAAGCAACTTAGTGCTGTACCTATCGGAATACATGCATTTTGCACCGTCGGAATCAGCCAATTCCGTCACCAATTTTATGGGCACGGCGTTTCTTTTGGCCCTTCTCGGCGGCTTCCTGTCCGACGCCTTCTTCACCACTTATCACGTCTACTTGACAAGTGCAATCGTCGAGTTTCTG GGTCTGGTAATACTCACAATTCAAGCAGAAATCGGATCCCTGAAGCCCACAAAATGTGACCCATCCAACCAGAACATCCCCTGCCGGAAAGTGCATGGAACAAAGGCTGCAATGCTCTTCTTAGGCCTCTATCTAGTAGCACTCGGCGTTGGAGGCATTAAGGGGTCATTGCCATCCCACGGAGCCGAACAGTTCGATGAAGACACGCCGCAAGGAAGGAAGCAAAGATCGACTTTCTTCAACTATTTCGTGTTTTCCCTCGCGTGTGGTGCACTAGTTGCCGTGACGTTGGTTGTGTGGATAGAAGATAACAAGGGTTGGCAATGGGGATTTGGGGTTGCCACGTTGGCCGTGTTTTTGTCCATACCGGTGTTTCTTGCTGGTTCTTCGTGGTACCGGAATAGGATTCCTGTTGGAAGCCCACTCACAACTATATGTAAG GTTCTGATTGCTGCATCGATGAATACTTGCATGCCAAGCAGCACTTCAAGCAAAGTCATCGTTAATATGACCACAAGCCCGTCTGAAGATTTGGCCTCGGAGGACGAACGAGCTGTAGAGAATGAGAAGATAATGAATACAGCTGATTCTGCCTCAAAAAGCCTCAAGTTTCTGGACAGAGCAGCTGCGCAAAACTCGGCCAGTGGCATGCTAAAATGCTCGGTACGAGAAGTGGAAGAAGTCAAGATTGTCCTGTCGGTCCTCCCCATTTTTGCTTGCACCATCATGCTTAATTGCTGTCTTGCTCAGCTCTCCACATTCTCAGTCCAACAGGCTGCCACCATGAACACAAAGCTCGGTTCCTTAAAAGTCCCCCCTGCTTCTCTTCCCGTGTTCCCCGTGATATTCATCATTATTCTTGCCCCCATATATGACCATGTGATAATCCCATTTGCTAGAAAAGTGACGAAATCTGAGATGGGGATAACTCACCTACAGCGAATAGGAACAGGCTTACTCCTCTCCATCATAGCCATGGCTGTGGCTGCTCTGGTTGAGATCAAACGGAAGCGGGTAGCAACCGATTCAGGCCTACTCGACTCCACCAGGCCTTTGCCCATTTCATTTTTCTGGATCGCGTTTCAGTACTTGTTCCTTGGATCAGCTGATCTCTTCACCTTAGCAGGGCTACTTGAATTTTTCTTCACAGAAGCGCCTTCTAGCATGAGATCTTTGGCTACTGCTCTATCTTGGGCTTCACTAGCTATGGGGTATTACTTGAGCACCATGATTGTATCAATAGTAAACAGCGCCACTGGTGATTCGAGACACAAGCCATGGCTTTCAGGTGAGAATTTAAACGGCTACCACTTGGAGCGATTCTACTGGCTATTATGCATACTGAGTGTATTGAATATCATACATTATCTCTTCTGGGCTACCAGATACAAGTACAGATCAGCAGGGACTAACAAGTAA
- the LOC142543483 gene encoding protein TWIN LOV 1-like has product MKACIQTEQSCTVRILNYRKNRTPFWNFLHISAVRNASGKVAYFVGIQIDDSGKNYETHELSPHIRQLSVVGAVKVAVRSLSGASTL; this is encoded by the exons ATGAAGGCATGCATTCAGACCGAGCAATCGTGTACAGTACGTATCCTAAATTACAG AAAAAATAGGACTCCATTTTGGAATTTTCTTCATATTTCAGCAGTTCGGAATGCTTCTGGAAAG GTGGCGTACTTTGTTGGAATTCAGATAGATGATAGTGGCAAAAATTACGAAACACATGAGTTGAGTCCTCATATTCGGCAACTAAGTGTCGTGGGTGCTGTCAAAGTTGCTGTGAGAAGCTTGTCGGGTGCTAGTACTTTGTAA